The DNA segment TCCCGGGTCTCCTTCTGCGTTCCTTCACCAAAGCAGTGAAGTATTCGTGCAATTGTCGGCTCGACTCCTCGGACAGGGCGAGTTGACTCGGCGTCGGGAACAATTCCTGGGTGTACACCTGGTCGTGGGTGAGTGAACGCAGGAATGCGTGATCGGCCCGCGGAATCTGCAGCCATTCGCCGATGGTGATGATGGGGAGTTCTTCACTGACCAATGCGCAGAAATCCGCCGGGCCGTACGCGAGTTCCTCTTCGAAACGGTCGAGCAGCCGATGGGTCGTCCGCTCGACCGACGTCCTCATCCCGGCCAGGGAGTTGCGGTCGAAAACGTTGCCCACCGACCGCCGCACACGGGTGTGGTCCGGCGGATTGAGCATGGGCAGAGTGCCGCCCATCTGGCGTGACGCGCTCGTGTTCCAGCGGGCCGCGTCGTCCTGGCGGGCCCGCCACGCGCTGTCCGGGACCCGCCAGGATCTGCTTCGCAAAAGCTGGTGACACAGCCCGTACGACGTCACCAGGTGGCCGCCCCAGGGCGCCGGAACGACATCCCCCATCGCCCTGAGTTTCGCGTACAACAGCAAGGGATTCGACTGACCATCGGCTGTGCGGAGACGGGAGAAAACCGAAACCACACTGCGCCGGTCGACGGGGGCAGCGGCCAGAGCGGGCTGCAAGGCGACACCTTCTTTCCGAAGATCACTCATTGGTCGCCAACCCTGCATACCCCTACGACTGAACGTTCATGCGACTCCCGAACCCCTGAACTGTCGCGTGCGTCACGCCCGCCACCAGCTGAGGAATCCACTCCACCAGCTGCCTTTCTGGGACGTGCTCTGTTCTTCCCGCGCCCGGGCGTCTCCCCCGCCGGGAGTACCCGCAGATCCGGGCCGGAGACCCCGTCGCTCGCTGCGCACCGGGGTGAAGCGGGCGGGCAGGGCGTTGAGCGCCCGGTGGAACGGGCCGGGCCGCCAGGTCAGTGTGTCCGCGGGAACCCCCAGCTCGATGTCGGGCAGCGCGTTCAGCAGCTTCTCCATCGCCCGTATCGCGATCAGCAGCGCGGGGTCCTTCGCCGGGCAGGCATGCGGCCCGGCGCCCCAGGCCAGGTGGGCCCGCTTGCTGAACGTCTGGCGGCCCGCGGACAGGCTCGGGTCCCCGTTGGCCGCCGCGAAACTGATGAGCACCGGGGTCCCGGCCGCCAGCTTGTTCCCGGCGAGCTCCACGTCGTGTACCGGGTAGTGGGTGGCGTAGTTGGCGATCGGCGGGCTGTTCCAGAGCACCTCGTTGAGGGCGTCCTCGACCAGGACGTCGCCCCCGCCCTGCTGGCCGTCGGCGAACTGCTCGTCGGACAGCAGCAGCCGCAGCGAGTTGGCGATGATGTTCTGCACCGGTTCGGTGCCCGCGCCGATGAGCAGGGCGAGCTGGTGGACCATCTCCTCGTCCGTCAGCCGCGACTGGTGCTGCATCAGCCAGGAGGTGATGTCGTCGCCGGGCGTGCCGCGCTTCAGGGTGACCAGCTCGAACAGGGCGCCCGCCATCGCCTGGTTCGCCCGCTCGACGTCGACACCGTCGAAGAGGTTGGAGATGGCGCTGATCAGCCGGTCGCCGATCTCCGCCGGGCAGCCGAAGAGGTCGTTGAAGACGAGCAGCGGCAGCAGCTGCGCGTAGTCGCCGATCAGGTCGGTCTTGCCCCGGACGCTGAACTGGTCGATGAGGTACTCCGCGACGCGGTCGACGTGCCGGCTCACCCGGTGCATGTCCAGGAGCGCGAAGCTGTCCGTCACCGCCTGGCGCAGCCGCAGGTGCTCGGCACCATCGGAGAACATGCAGTTCGGCCGGTACATCATCATCGGCAGCACGGGGCTGTCCGCCGGGACCTGCCCCTCGTTCAACGCGCGCCAGCGCCGGGAGTCGCGCGCGAAGGTGTCCGGGTTCTGCAGGACGTGGAGCGCGGTGGCGTAGTCCGTGACGAGTTCGGCCTGCACGCCGGGCGCCAGCTCGACGGGCGCGCTGGGACCGTACTGCCGCAGCATGTCGTAGAAGGCGTCGGGCGCGGCGGCGAATTCCGGTCCGTGCAGGGGCACCCTTTCGCCGTCGGCGTGCGCGGGGCAGCCGGGCGGTGGAGCCTGGAATTCCGAGTGGGATTGCATGCCTGAACTCCTAGTTGAGGCGGGACTGGAGATAACGGACGAGGGCGATCAGGGAATCCGCCGAGGAACGCTGGTCCCGTGCGTCACAGGTGACAACAGGCGTCTCAGGAAGGAGGTCCAGTGCTTCCCGGATCTCGTCGAGCGAATGCGTGGGAGTCCCGTCGAAGTGGTTCACCGCGATCGCGTAGGGGATTCCGTAGTGTTCCACCAGGTCCATGACAGGGAAGGACTCGTCGAGCCGCTGGGGGTCCACGAGAACCAGCGCCCCGAGCGCCCCTCGCGTCATGTCCTCCCACACCTGCACGAAACGCTGCTGGCCGGGAGTGCCGAACAGATACAGGACCAGCTTCTCGCTGAGCGTGAGCCGGCCGAAGTCCATGGCGACCGTGGTCGTGGTCTTGTCCGGTGCGCCTTTCGGGTCGTCAATTCCCGCGCCCGCCTGGGTCATGACCTCTTCGGTCCGCAGCGGCGGAATTTCGGACAGCGTCCCGATGAATGTGGTCTTTCCGACGGCGAAGTGTCCGACCACGAGGATCTTCGCCGCGGTCTGCACTGAATTGCGCAGGTACACGCCGTCATCCAAAGCGAGCCTGGAGCCCATGCAGCACCTCCTCAAGGATTTCCCGGTCGACGAGCTGAGCGCTCGGTATGGGTGCGCGGGAATAGAGATGACCCTCCCGCGCGAGATCGGACACCAGAATCTTGACGACACCCACCGGAAGCCGGGTGTGCCCGGCTATCTCGGCGATCGAGAGGAAGCCTCCCGAACACAGCTCCAGCAGGCGGACCTTCTCCGGATCAAGAGGCTTGGTCCGGGGCGGGTCCGCGTGCACGGTGACCAGAGTGATCAGCGAGAATTCGCTGCCGTCAAGAAGATCGCGGCCGTTGGTGATGACGTACGGCCGTACTAACTCCGCTGCTTCGTGTTCCAGCTCCGGCTCGTCATCAGTGGTCATGGCTGAATATCGGCCCTCTCGCGCGGCGGGCTGGTCAGTGCCTTGCCGAGCTGACCGACGAGCTGCTGCATACGGAACGTGATCTCCGCCATGTCGACATCGGGTGACGCCGACACCGCGAGATACGCGCCCTCCCCGGCCGAAATGAGAAATACCCAGCCATGGTCGAACTCCACCAGCGTCTGCCGCCATTGCGGACGGCCGGCGGACCGGCCGCCGTGGCAGAAATCGGCGACCGTACGGCTCAGCGACTGCATTCCGCTCATCGCGGCGGCGACGGTGTCGGCGTGGTCACGGCCGACTTCCTTCGAGCGGGCCATGAGAAGGCCGTCGGCGGAGACGAGAATGGCGTGCTGCGCTTCGGGCAATTCCAGAGCACTGTCAAGCATCCACGACAGATCGTAGTTCACTGAACCTCATGCCCTTCATTGCTTGCATTAGTGGAACGACGGCCGGATTGCGTGCCGCGCTGAAACGCGCCCATGACGGACGCGGTCTGCGCGCTGTCGCGGGCCGGGGATTGGGTGCCCTCGGAATCGGTCGGCACGATGGATATCGCACCGCGGCGGCGGCGCTTGGGCAGACCGCCCGCGGTCGTCTCGGGCGCCGGCTGCCCCGCCGGCGGGGGGCCTGGGTACTGGTGCCCCGCGGCCGGGTACGCGGGGGCGGCGGGGGCCGGAGCCGGACCGCCGGGAGCCGGTTGACCAGGAGGGTTCTCGGGCGGCAACGGAGCGGAAGCGGCCACGGCGGGGCTCTCCTCGGGCTCGTGCAGGGACGTCAGCAGATCGTCGGGGAGCAGCACGACCGCGCGCACGCCGCCGTAGGGAGAGGTGGAGTCCACCGAGACGCTGAAGCCGTAGCGGGCGGCGAGCACACCGATGACGGTGAATCCGAACTGCGGCGGGTTTCCGAGACTGGAGACGCTGGCCGCATTCTCGCTCGACAGCAGCTGGGCGGCCCGCGCCTTCTCCTCCTCGTTCATCCCGACACCGGCGTCGTCGACGACGATGCACACGCCCTTGGGCACCGGGCGGATATTGATCTCGATCATCGTTTCCGGCGCCGAATAGCTGGTGGCGTTGTCCAGCAGTTCGGCGAGCACGAGTGCCACCGGTTCCACGGCGCGGCTCACGATGGCGAAATTGCTCTGCGACCGGATCTCGACGCGCGTGAAATGGCGGATACGGCCCTTCGCGCTGCGCACCACGTCGTAGAGCGAGGCGTTGTGCCGACGCCGGCCGAGCCAGCCGTCGCAGAGCACGGCGATGGACTGGGCGCGCCGCGCGAACTGCGAGTTCATGTGGTCGATGTCGAGCAGATCCTGCAGGATCTTGTGCTCTCCATACGCTTCCTGCAGCTTGGAAATCGCCAGCTGCTGCTCGCTCGCCAGACCCTGCAGCGTCCGCATGGCCGACTTCAGCGTGGTCTTGGTGGCCTCCTCCGCCCGGTCCTTGGCTTCTTCCACGGCCTCCGTGTAGCGGCCTTCAAGATTGGCGTAGTGCTGCTTGAGCTCGGCCTTTTCTTGTCGAAGTTCCGTGATCTTTTTTCGGCCGCGAACAATCGCGGTTGCGGCGACAGGGGTGCCAGCGATCAAACCCCAGAACGCTGGATCCTGGAAGTATTGCGTCATAAGACTCTCTTTGGACGACGGAGCCACCAGGTGGCGCATGTCTGGCCACGACGTGCGGAATCAATCGCGCTTCCGGACATACGTGAACGGCCACACACAGTCGCCTGCCAGAAAGCCATCGAAGGGCCGGCTAATGGCATAGTTCTCCCCGGGGTGGCGGTTTTCATAGGCCAATGCGCGGAATTTCTTTCCCGCCATATCAGGTGACTGACCCGTTGGCAAGTGCGATGATCTTAGCATCACCGCAACACCCTTCGTCCAACGGCGATCTGAACACTGGACAGATCTGAAGGAGATTCAACAAAGCCCTGTTTCGGGGCCATTGGGCGCACGGTGGAGCCCAAGGCAAGCACCTTCGGCTATTCCTGACGGGTCGTTAGCGCGTAACGGTGTGACCTGGGCCACGCGATGGGAAGGGTCTGCCGGCCTCGCGCGTCGCCCGTCCCGACACCGGGCCCCGGCCGTGGCCGCGCCCGCCGCTCGTCAGCGGTGTGGGGCGTCGTGGACGTAGGTGATCTCGCCGCCGCGGACCCGGACGACGCGTACGGTCATGCCGCGGTCGGTCCCCCGCAGGTAGTGCGCCGTGCAATGGGTCCAGGCGCCCTTGACCGCGCGCAGGTCCCTGGCGCAGTCCACCGAGCGCGGCCCCCGGGGGATCACCGGGAGCGACAGATGCCCCGAGATGGACCGGGCGACCTCGTCGCGCGGGACGGTGTCGGTCGTCCCGCGCACCTCGCTGGTCGCGTCCCGGTCCCCCAGCCACTGGCTGCCCGCCGCGAGGCTCCCCGTCAGCAGAGCCGGGCCGGCCAGCGCCAGGCCGGCGACTCGCAGTTTCCGCACGCCTCTCCTTCCCGCGGGCACACCCGTCCGGCACCGGCCGTGCCCACCGGCCGGGTTCACGGACCATTCTCACGGCCGTCGCGGCGTCGGCAACAGGAGGGCGCCGGCCGTGCGACCACCTGGGCGACAGGGCGTCAGAAGGCCGTCAGGCGGACGGCACAGGCCCCTGCATCCGCTCGCTGATCCAGTGCAGCGAGTCGGCCATCCGCTGGATGTAGGTGTGCCCGCTGTGCACACCGTCCGGTATCTCGAAGAGCGTGGAGTGGACAGGACCGCCGGTGTAGTCCCTGATGAAGCGCTTCACGTCGGGCACCGCCGCCTCTTTGCTGCCGAGTTCGAAGGCGAGGTAGACGGACAGGCCGCGCCGGGCCGCCAGCAGCCGTGCCAGGTGGCGCGGGTCGTTGGCGCGCATCTCGGCCGGGTGTCCCTGCCACATCGGCGAATCCGGCGCCGTGTCGGGGCCGTTGACGATGGCCGCCTTGAACTTCCGCGGCTCCTTGAGCACGGCCTTCAGCGCGGCGAACCCGCCGGACGAGGAGCCCATGAAGGCCCAGCCGTCGCGGCTGTCGTACGTACGGAAGTTGGCCCGCGCGAAGTCCGGGACGTCCTCGGTCAGCCAGGTGCCCATCTTCGGCTGCCCCGGGATGTCACTGCCGTCGTAGTACTTCCGGCCGGGATTGAGCACCGGCATCACGACGATGAACGGCAGCGTCTTGCCCTGCCGCGACCACTCGGCGATCCGCTCCTCCAGCGCGAAGGCGTCCCCGGCCCAGTAGTTGAACGGATAGCCGTAGGCACCCGGCAGGGCGATCAGCACCGGGAAGCCGCTCGCGGCGTACTGCGACCGGTGGTACTCCGGCGGCACCCAGGCCCAGATGTCCCCGTTGAAACCGGACTTGCGCCCGTGCCAGGTCGTCCGGACGACCGCGGTGCCGTCCCCGGTGGTGCGGAACGGGGTGAAGGAGGAGCGCGGGCCGCGCGGCGCGGCCACCCGGGGCGCGCCGTTGCGGGCGTCGGCGGCATGCGCGTGCAGCCGCGGCACACCGGAGGCGTTCACGGCGTCCTGGCCGCCGCCGCACCCGGCCAGCAGCCCCAGGGCCACCACACTCACCGCAGCACGGACGCGCAGGCACTTCATCGGGGCGTTCTCCTCGGATACTCGGACCGACCGCGGGCAGCCACGCTGCCACTGCGGCGCCGGTCGAAAGACACCACTTTAAGATCGGCGGAACGGGCCTCGGCGCCGACCCCGGCCACCTGACCTGGCAGTCCGTCGTCCCGGCACGCTCAGGGGGCCGCGCGCCACGTCAAATGCGGCGGCCGCGTTTCCCTCGTTCGATGAGCCCACTCGTTCTTAACCGGTCGGTCGGTTCTGGCAAGGTGGGTTCCCAGTTCGGAAGGGCGCGGCACTGTGCCGTGGTTGGGGATGACCGATGACCGCGTGGGCCGATCACCGGCCTCCGCCCGGCGTAGTGGGGCGGGCCGTTGAGCATGAGCAGGTGTCCGGTCTGCTGAGCGGTTCTCCGCTGGTGACGCTCACCGGGGCCGCCGGGGTGGGCAAGAGCGTGCTGGCCCATGCCGTCCTCGCGGAGCACACCGCCCGGCACGGCGGCACGGTCCTGCGGGTCGGCTGCTGGGACGGCCCGTCCGAGGGCGGTCCGGCCGAGGCGCTGCTGCGGGCGGCGGGGCAGGCGGACGCCGCGTACCGGGACACCGCACGGCCCCTCGCCCGGCAGACGGCCGAACCCGCCGGCACCCCCTCGCGGCCCGGCCGTACGCCTACCACCTCGGCGAGCGCTCCCGCGGGCGGCACGGCCATCGCGGCGCTGGCCGCGTACTGCCGGCGGCAGCGCGCGACCGTTCTGCTCGACGACTGCGACCCGGTACGCGGCGAGTGCGCCCGGCTCGTACGGCGGCTGCTGCGCGCCGATCCGTCGCTGCGCATCGTGGTGACCGCGCGAGGCCCGCTGGGGCTGGCCGAGGAACGGGTCGTCGAACTCGCCCCGCTGGCGGTGACGCTGGGCGAGGGGATCGCCGGACCGGCGGTCGAGCTGCTGGCCGCACGGACCGGAACCGCGGCGCCCGAACTCCTGGTCGCGGTGTGCCAGGCGCTGGAGGGCTCGCCGCTCGCGATCGCGTTGGCCGCGCACCAGTTGGACCGGATGTCCCTGCCGCAGCTGGCGGCGCAGGTGGACTCGGACGGCCCGCTCTTCTACTCGGGTCCCGCGGCCACCGTGCGGCACACCTCGCTGCACGCCGCGCAGGCCGCGGGCTACGCCCTCTGCTCGCCCACCGACCGCCGGGTGTGGGCGAGGCTCTCGGTGCTGCCCGGCGACTTCGACCCCTGGCTCGCCGGATGCGTCTGCGCCGGCGGCGACGTCCCGGCGGCGGCGGTCGACGGCGCGCTGGAACGGCTCCGTACGGTCTCGGTCGTCGAGCGCGTACGGGACGCGGGCGGCATGCACGAGGACACCGGCGCCGCGCTGCCGCCGCGCTTCCGACTGCCGCGCGCCGCCCGGGACTTCGGGCGCGCCCAGCTGCGCGAGGCGGGCGAGGAGTCCGCGGCGCTGCGGCGCTTCCGGCAGGCCTGCGCGGCGCTCGCGGCCGAGGCCCAGATCGCCTGGCAGGGCCCGAACCAGCAGGTGGCCGTGCGGCTGGTGGAGGACGAACAGGCCAATCTCGACGCGGCGCTGACCCGGCCGCCGCAGGACGCGGAGGACGCCCTCGGCGCACTGGAGATCGCGGTGTCCCTGTGGTTCCAGTGGGCCGCGTGCGGCTTCCGCCGCGAGGGGCGGGCCCATCTCGACCGGCTGCTGCTGCTCTGCCGCGAGGACACCGCGCTCCGGGCCAGGGCGCTGTGGCTGGCCGGCTATCTCGCCGCGCAGGAGCAGTCGCCCGCCGCCGCACAGGCCCTGCTCGACGAGGCGTGGACGGCGGCCGTGCTGCACGCGGACACCGACGGACTGGCCCGTATCGCGCACGCGCATGCCGTACGGGAGCTGTACGGCGGGGACACCGCGGCGGCCGTGGCCTGCCTGGAGGAGGCGACCCGGCACCAGGCCAGGGATCCGTGGTTCGGTCCCGGGCCCGCGCACAGCTGGGCGCTGCTCGCCATCGCCCTGGCGCCGCTCGACGCGGAGCGGGCACGGGCGGCGGCGGGCCGCGCCTGGGAGACCCGGCACTCCGACGGCGATTTCTGGCTGTACTCGACGGTCCTCTACGCCCGTGCCCTGACCGAGAGCGCCCACGGGAAGCCGACGGCGGCGCTGCGCGCCTGCCACAAGGCGCTGGAGGCCAAGAAGCTCATCGGCGACCCGCTGTTCATCGCGGGCGTCCGCCACACGCTGGCGGAGCTGCGGCGGACGGTGCGCAAGGGGCCGGCGGCGCCGGACTCCGGGGAGGAGACCCCATGGTGGCAGCGCGGCGGGCCCGGCGTACGGGCGCGGCCGTTCTTCTCACGGCTGCGGGCCGGCTCCTGAGGGCCGGGCCGTCCGCGGCGGGCCGCCGCGGAACACGCTGGGTGACGCGGCGACCGCGTTCGGGATGCGGGAGCGGGGTGCCGGTCGCATGCTGAGAGGCATGAAGCGTGCCCCCGTGATCGTGCATCCGCCCTGCACCGGCGGTCGCCGTGTGTCGCTCCACGGACAGGATCTGGGACGGGCGCTGCGGCCCGGTGATGTGGCCGCGATACTGCGCCGGGCCGGTTTCGGCACCGCGAGTTTCGTCTGGGACGACACCGGGATCTTCGAGTGGCGCGACGGCGGGCCCGATGTCTGGCTGATGACCTGACGTACGGGCCGCGCGGCGGCTCGGCGGGGGTCAGTCGACCGTCGCGGTGACCGGCGCCTGGGCCGCCTCGCGCGCGGCGGCGGCCTTCTTCGCGCGGTACTTCATCAGGAGGAAGGACCCGGCGCCGAACAGCAGGGCGGCGACCAGTCCGAGCCAGGAGAAGCGCTTGAGCCACGACTCGGCGACGATGCCCACGCTGTAGATCAGCGCGGTGGTACCGCCGGCCCAGACGATGCCGCCCAGGACGTTGGCGATCAGGAACTTCCAGTACGGCATCTTCAGCACGCCGGCGAGCGGACCCGCGAAGATGCGCAGCAGCGCGACGAAGCGGCCGAAGAAGACCGCCCACATGCCCCACTTGTCGAACTTCGCCTCGGCCATGGCGACATGGTCCGGGCCGAAGTGCTTGGGGAACTTCCGGCCCGCCCACTGCAGCAGGGGCTGGCCCCCCTTGCGTCCGATCAGATACCCGATGGAGTCACCGAAGATCGCACCCGCGGACGCGCAGGCACCCAGCACGACCGGATTGATGTGGTCCTGGGTCGCCGCGAGGATGGCCGCGCTGACGAGGACGATCTCGCCCGGCAGCGGAATGCCCACGCTCTCCAGACCGATGACCACCCCCACCAGGAGGTAGACGCTCACGGCCGGTACGGTCTCGAGCCACTCCTGGATGTGCAACGCCGCTTCCTCCGCTGATGTAGGGCCCCCGTGGGCCGTGCGCCGGCGGCCATGACAACGGTGCCGGTCGATCCCCTGGCGCGCCTCGGCACGCCCGGGAAGCGTACTCGATGGCGCCGACGGAGGGCCGAATCCGAGTGCGCCGCGCAACACTCGTTCCCGCCGCCCGGTACGGGAGCCGAGCGGCCCCTCGGAAACGGCGGCGGCCCGCCGTGCGGGGCACGACGGGCCGGGGAAACCCCGCTGTGAATCAGCTCACTTGTTGGGGCGCAGGGTCCACACGATGCTCATCTCGCCGGTGACCGCGCCGTCCTCGCGGGTGATGGCGATGTTCACGGGGAACTCCGGGCGCTCGCCGGCGTCGAGCTCGGCGACGACCTCGGCCACCGGCCGGCCCAGCTCCGCGGTGGCGGTGACCGGCCCCATGGCGAGCTTCTTGTAGCCGATCTCGGCGCGCACGGCCAGCGGCACCGCCCGGCCGAGCTGGTCGCCGAAGGCCGCCATCACGATGGCGCCGCTCGCCGACTCGGCGAGGGTGAACATCGCGCCGGCGTGCGGGCCGCCGACGTGGTTGTGGAAGTCGGCCTGGTCGGGCATGCGGACCACGGCGCGTTCGGCGGTGGTCTCGGCGAACTCGAGGTTCAGGGTGCGGGCCATCGGCACGGAGGCCGCCATCATTTCGCCGATCGACGGCAGGGTCTCGGAGGACATGGGCGTCATGTTACCTAGCGGTAGCTTAGGTGTGAAGGGGCGGGCTCGCTCCGGCCGCGGGGCCCTCTCGGACGCCGCGGCCGCACGGCAGCGCCTTTGCGCGGTTATCCCGGTGCGGCCCACGGATCGCCGTGCCTATCGTTGACGTCCATGCGGCCAGGACAACAGCACAGCGAAGACGGCGGGGTGCGGGCCCCGGCACAGCCCGTGCAGCGGGCGGCGGGCGCGCCGGGCCGGAAGCCGTTCGCCGCGGCGCCCTTTGTGCCGGTGTCCTCTTGGTAGTTGCGCCCCGCCCCCCATGGGCGGGGCGCAACTACCTGCTGCTCACCGGCGCCACGGTCATCGCGAACCTCGGCAGCTCCGGCGCGATGATCGCCGCCGCCTTCGCGGTGCTCGCAGCCGGCGGCTCCGCCACCGACGTCGGCCTGGTGGCGGCCGCGCGGACGGTCGCGCTGGTCCTCTTCCTGCTGCTCGGCGGCGCGGTAGCCGACCGGCTGCCCCGGCACCGTGTGATGGTCGCCGCGAACGCCCTCAGCTGTGTCTCCCAGGGCCTCTTCGCGCTGCTCGTCCTGACCGGCGAGCCACGGCTGTGGCAGATGGCCGTGCTGGCGGCCCTCGGCGGCATGGGGCAGGCGTTCTTCGCGCCGGCCTCCGAGGGCATGGTGCTCGCCGGCGTCTCCGGCGAACAGGCGGGGCGCGCCTTCGCCGTGTATCGCGGTCGAGGTCTTCTCGGTGCTGTGGATGGTGGCGCTGCACCAGGAGATCCCCGAGGAGAAGCTCTCCCGGGTCTCCTCCTACGACTGGTTCGGGTCGGTGGCCATGGTCCCGCTCGCCACCGCGCTGGCCGGCCCCGTACAGGACCTCATCGGCCGGCAGACCGCGCTGTGGGGCTGCTCCGCGGTGATCGTGCTGCTGACGGCGGCGGTGCTCTGCGTGCCCGACGTGCGGCGGCTGGCCCGGCGTACCGGTCCGGAGCCGACGGCCGCGGGGGCTCTTCCCCGCCCGGCCGGGGCGGCGCAACCGCACACCGCGGAGGCGGAGTGACCGGTCGTCGCGGCGTGGGTGCGCCGCCGCGGCGGGCCGTGCTCAGCCGACGCTGAACGCCCCGTCGGGCGGCAGGGGGGACGCCACCGCCTCGGCATCGCGTACGGGGACCGCACCGGCGATCAGCCGCCGCAGCGCCGCACCGTGCTCGACGCGGGCCGGGAACGCGTCGCCGGCCGTCCGCCGGGCCAGCGCGGCGATCGGGAGCGGTGCGCGCGAGGCGAGCAGCACGGCGTTGCCGAACCGGCGGCCGCGCAGCACGGAAGGCTCGGCGATCAGCGCGAGGTGCTCGAAGACGGCGGCGAAGTTGGCGAGTTGGCCGCGCAGGAAGCCGAACGGGGCGCCGTCCGCGAGGTTCGCGGCGTAGCAGCCGTCCGGCCGCAGCACCCGGGCCGCGGCCCGTGCGTACTCGACGGAGGTGAGGTGCGCCGGGACCCGTGAGCCGCCGAAGACGTCCGCCACGATGACGTCGGCGCTGCCCTCCGGCGCCGCCTCCAGGGCCGTCCTGGCGTCCTGGGCGTGCACCGTGATCCCGCAGTCGCCGGGCAGCGGCAGGTGCTCCGCCACCAGCGCGAGCAGTCCGCGGTCGGCCTCGACGACGTCCTGCCGGGAGTGCGGGCGGAGGGCGGCGAGGTAGCGCGGCAGGGTCAGCGCCCCGCCGCCCAGGTGCAGCACGTCGAGCGGCCGCCCCGGGGCGGCCGCCTCGTCCAGGACGAAGGCCAGCCGGCGCACGTACTCGAATTCCAGATGGGTGGGCGCGTCGAGGTCCACGTACGACTGGGGTGCGCCGTCCACCGTGAGCAGCCAGGCGCGCGGCCGGTCGACGTCCGGCAGGAGTTTGGCCGTGCCGCAGTCCACGGTCCGGGTGACGGGTATCGGCTCGGGTGCTTCGTCCACCGTCCCATTGTGCCGGTGCGGCCGCGGGCTCCGGACCGGCCGCCGCGGGCCCGTCCGCCGGTCCGGTCAGTCCGACCAGACCTGCCGGATCCGCGCCACGTGGGCGGCCGCCTGCCGGCGCCCCGCGCGGGCCGCGTCCGCGCGCTTGGCGGGGTCCAGGACATTGCGGCCGAACGCCGAGCGGGCCGCGCGGTCGGGGGTGAGCACGCACACCCGGGCGCCCCGGCGGGCCAGTTGCTCCCCCTGCGCCCGGGGACCGGCGATCGGCCCGCCACTGGCCGCCATCGGCGCGACGACCACCACCCGGGCGTATCCGGCGGCCACGTCGGCGTTGGCGCTGGAGTGCACCCCGCCGTCGATCCACCGGGTGCCGTCGATGGTGACCGGCGGATAGATGCCGGGGACCGCGCAGCTCGCGCCCACCGCGTCCAGCAGCGGCACCCCGCTGGTGTCGTCGAAGGCGGTCCGCTCGCCCGTCGCGGCATCCACCGCGGTGACCACCAGCCGGCGGGCCGGCCAGTCCGTCAGGTTCAGGGTCCGGGCGATCACCGTGCGCTGTTCCGCCTCGGTGACGGTACGGGCCCCGAGCGCCAGCTTCCCCATCCGCGCCCCGAACGAGGCCGTGTCACGGGAACGCAGCGCGATGGCCGCGAACCGGGCCAGCGCGGCCGGTCCCATCCGGGTGGCCGAGGCGCTCTTCTCGGGCGCGGCGAGCTGGTGCGCGTACAGCTCCTCCACGGTGTGGTGCCGGGAGGTGAGGTGGGCGCCGACGATCGACCCGGCGGAAGTACCGATGACGACGTCGGCGTCGGCGAGATCGAGACCCGCCTCGGCGAGACCGGCGAGCACCCCGACCTCCCAGCCGATGCCGGT comes from the Streptomyces angustmyceticus genome and includes:
- a CDS encoding DUF4442 domain-containing protein, with translation MSSETLPSIGEMMAASVPMARTLNLEFAETTAERAVVRMPDQADFHNHVGGPHAGAMFTLAESASGAIVMAAFGDQLGRAVPLAVRAEIGYKKLAMGPVTATAELGRPVAEVVAELDAGERPEFPVNIAITREDGAVTGEMSIVWTLRPNK
- a CDS encoding DedA family protein, whose product is MHIQEWLETVPAVSVYLLVGVVIGLESVGIPLPGEIVLVSAAILAATQDHINPVVLGACASAGAIFGDSIGYLIGRKGGQPLLQWAGRKFPKHFGPDHVAMAEAKFDKWGMWAVFFGRFVALLRIFAGPLAGVLKMPYWKFLIANVLGGIVWAGGTTALIYSVGIVAESWLKRFSWLGLVAALLFGAGSFLLMKYRAKKAAAAREAAQAPVTATVD
- a CDS encoding ATP-binding protein, producing MTAWADHRPPPGVVGRAVEHEQVSGLLSGSPLVTLTGAAGVGKSVLAHAVLAEHTARHGGTVLRVGCWDGPSEGGPAEALLRAAGQADAAYRDTARPLARQTAEPAGTPSRPGRTPTTSASAPAGGTAIAALAAYCRRQRATVLLDDCDPVRGECARLVRRLLRADPSLRIVVTARGPLGLAEERVVELAPLAVTLGEGIAGPAVELLAARTGTAAPELLVAVCQALEGSPLAIALAAHQLDRMSLPQLAAQVDSDGPLFYSGPAATVRHTSLHAAQAAGYALCSPTDRRVWARLSVLPGDFDPWLAGCVCAGGDVPAAAVDGALERLRTVSVVERVRDAGGMHEDTGAALPPRFRLPRAARDFGRAQLREAGEESAALRRFRQACAALAAEAQIAWQGPNQQVAVRLVEDEQANLDAALTRPPQDAEDALGALEIAVSLWFQWAACGFRREGRAHLDRLLLLCREDTALRARALWLAGYLAAQEQSPAAAQALLDEAWTAAVLHADTDGLARIAHAHAVRELYGGDTAAAVACLEEATRHQARDPWFGPGPAHSWALLAIALAPLDAERARAAAGRAWETRHSDGDFWLYSTVLYARALTESAHGKPTAALRACHKALEAKKLIGDPLFIAGVRHTLAELRRTVRKGPAAPDSGEETPWWQRGGPGVRARPFFSRLRAGS
- a CDS encoding spermidine synthase — encoded protein: MDEAPEPIPVTRTVDCGTAKLLPDVDRPRAWLLTVDGAPQSYVDLDAPTHLEFEYVRRLAFVLDEAAAPGRPLDVLHLGGGALTLPRYLAALRPHSRQDVVEADRGLLALVAEHLPLPGDCGITVHAQDARTALEAAPEGSADVIVADVFGGSRVPAHLTSVEYARAAARVLRPDGCYAANLADGAPFGFLRGQLANFAAVFEHLALIAEPSVLRGRRFGNAVLLASRAPLPIAALARRTAGDAFPARVEHGAALRRLIAGAVPVRDAEAVASPLPPDGAFSVG
- a CDS encoding patatin-like phospholipase family protein; translated protein: MAGTALVLGGGGLTGIGWEVGVLAGLAEAGLDLADADVVIGTSAGSIVGAHLTSRHHTVEELYAHQLAAPEKSASATRMGPAALARFAAIALRSRDTASFGARMGKLALGARTVTEAEQRTVIARTLNLTDWPARRLVVTAVDAATGERTAFDDTSGVPLLDAVGASCAVPGIYPPVTIDGTRWIDGGVHSSANADVAAGYARVVVVAPMAASGGPIAGPRAQGEQLARRGARVCVLTPDRAARSAFGRNVLDPAKRADAARAGRRQAAAHVARIRQVWSD